In Eriocheir sinensis breed Jianghai 21 unplaced genomic scaffold, ASM2467909v1 Scaffold572, whole genome shotgun sequence, a single window of DNA contains:
- the LOC126993154 gene encoding follistatin-like, with the protein TCAGVRCGEDRKCVVRCGAPRCVCSPQCHLKHEEAVCGSDNRTYKSECHLLKRACRKKQRLSVAHYGPCQTCVGVRCSGGKKCVMDEQMTPRCVKCPTSCPRTDRVRHLCGADQRTYSSPCHLKQASCIAGAEILRAYKGACQEGATCNTVRCWRGQKCLTQEVTEQPQCTSCGALDSCLPSSRPVCASDGRVYPSWCAFKHEACRSGRALTPTLHLHCAASEYTWTYLTFH; encoded by the exons ccACGTGTGCGGGGGTGCGGTGCGGCGAGGACAGGAAGTGCGTGGTGCGGTGTGGCGCCCCCCGTTGTGTGTGCTCACCGCAATGCCACCTGAAGCACGAGGAAGCGGTGTGCGGCTCCGACAACCGCACCTACAAGAGCGAGTGCCACCTGCTGAAGCGCGCGTGCCGGAAGAAGCAGCGGCTCTCGGTGGCACACTACGGCCCCTGCCAGA CGTGCGTTGGAGTGCGTTGCAGCGGCGGGAAGAAGTGCGTGATGGACGAGCAGATGACTCCGAGGTGTGTGAAATGCCCCACGTCTTGCCCTCGCACCGACAGAGTGAGGCATCTGTGCGGGGCGGACCAACGCACCTACTCCTCTCCCTGCCACCTCAAGCAAGCGTCCTGCATTGCGGGCGCCGAGATCCTGCGAGCGTACAAGGGGGCATGCCAAG AGGGCGCCACCTGCAACACGGTGCGCTGCTGGCGTGGGCAGAAGTGCTTGACGCAGGAGGTGACGGAGCAGCCCCAGTGTACCTCCTGCGGCGCCCTGGACTCCTGCCTACCCTCCTCCCGCCCCGTCTGCGCCTCCGACGGCCGCGTGTACCCCTCCTGGTGCGCGTTTAAGCATGAGGCGTGTCGCTCCGGCCGCGCCCTCACACCTACGCTCCACCTGCACTGCGCCGCGAGTGAGTACACCTGGACCTACCTTACCTTCCATTGA